One window of Perca flavescens isolate YP-PL-M2 chromosome 15, PFLA_1.0, whole genome shotgun sequence genomic DNA carries:
- the si:ch211-256e16.3 gene encoding kelch-like protein 20 isoform X3, with protein MAEIFAVNAGLPSPSTINVTYPIQEDASAAAAAAAAAPPSSLSSEDYLFVEPRHPNTVLQGLNSLRLNNAFCDVTLCCGGQEFPCHRIVLASFSSYFQAMFSTDLIESKQERVAINGVEPQMIGMLVSYAYTSEVYISKANVQALLAAANLLDVMAVREACCRFMEHQMDEMNCVGIHCFAEAHSCKVLEKRSMDYIHEHFSSVSQQEEFLSLCVDKLTEIIASDFLNVPKEEMVFEAAISWLNKCTSRKQSFEKVLEHIRLPLISPYYLHDVIESLDVVKENQGCQKLISEAKDYLLLKDRRGELYCSRSRPRRSTETAEVIVTVGGEDDKVVLRSVESFDPVTNQWKNLACLPFAVSKHGLVLSDSTLYLAGGEFPDGSASREMWRYDPCFDSWMEMAPMNVARSELGLVMLDGFVYAVGGWEGRSRLDSVECYNPHTNSWQFTESVKMAVTSPAVVALDGLLYVTGGWHASTENTDKVECYNPKTNLWTMCAPMKERRYRPGAAVVDGKIYVLGGEEGWDRYHDTIERYCDEKDMWEIIGEMTTSRSWLSCVSLQLRKDLHISSFPGTPNDN; from the exons ATGGCTGAAATATTTGCTGTCAACGCCGGTTTGCCCTCGCCGTCCACTATAAACGTCACCTATCCGATCCAGGAGGACGCCAgcgccgccgctgctgctgccgccgccgccCCTCCATCCTCTCTAAGCAGTGAGGATTACCTATTTGTGGAGCCCAGGCACCCCAACACTGTCCTGCAGGGCCTCAACAGCCTGCGGCTCAACAACGCCTTCTGTGATGTGACCCTGTGCTGTGGAGGACAGGAGTTCCCCTGCCATCGCATTGTGCTGGCCTCCTTTAGCTCTTACTTCCAG GCAATGTTTTCCACTGACCTGATAGAGTCCAAACAGGAGCGTGTTGCCATCAATGGAGTTGAGCCTCAGATGATTGGCATGTTGGTGAGCTACGCTTACACCTCAGAGGTCTACATTTCTAAAGCAAATGTGCAG GCCCTGCTGGCAGCTGCCAATCTGCTGGATGTGATGGCTGTTCGAGAGGCCTGTTGTCGTTTCATGGAGCATCAGATGGATGAGATGAACTGTGTGGGGATTCACTGCTTTGCTGAGGCCCATTCTTGTAAGGTGCTGGAGAAACGCAGCATGGACTACATTCACGAGCACTTCAGCAGTGTTTCTCAGCAG GAggagtttctgtctctgtgtgtggacAAACTGACAGAAATCATTGCCAGTGATTTTCTCAATGTGCCTAAAGAGGAGATGGTGTTTGAGGCCGCCATATCGTGGTTGAATAAATGTACGTCTCGCAAACAGAGCTTTGAAAAG GTCCTTGAACATATCCGGCTGCCTCTCATCAGCCCCTACTACCTCCACGATGTGATCGAGTCTCTGGATGTGGTGAAGGAGAACCAGGGTTGCCAGAAGCTCATCTCTGAGGCCAAGGACTACCTGCTGCTAAAGGACCGCCGTGGAGAGCTCTACTGCTCCAGATCCAGGCCACGCAGGTCCACCG AGACAGCTGAAGTGATAGTGACAGTCGGCGGGGAGGATGACAAGGTGGTTCTGCGCAGCGTCGAGAGCTTCGATCCTGTGACGAATCAGTGGAAGAATCTGGCCTGCCTGCCCTTCGCTGTGAGCAAACACGGGCTGGTCCTGTCAG ACTCCACTCTGTATTTGGCAGGAGGGGAGTTTCCTGATGGCTCAGCCAGCAGAGAGATGTGGCGCTACGACCCCTGCTTCGACTCCTGGATGGAGATGGCTCCCATGAATGTAGCTCGCTCTGAGTTAG GCCTGGTGATGCTGGACGGCTTTGTGTATGCAGTGGGAGGATGGGAGGGACGCTCTCGCCTGGACTCGGTGGAGTGCTACAACCCTCACACCAACTCCTGGCAATTCACAGAATCTGTGAAGATGGCTGTCACAAGTCCTGCTGTGGTGGCCCTGGATGGACTCCTCTATGTTACTG GTGGGTGGCATGCCTCGACAGAGAACACCGATAAGGTGGAGTGTTACAATCCCAAAACCAATCTGTGGACCATGTGCGCCCCCATGAAAGAACGTCGCTACCGGCCTGGTGCTGCTGTGGTGGATGGAAAGATCTACGTCCTGGGAGGAGAAGAAGGCTGGGACAG ATATCACGACACTATCGAGAGGTACTGTGACGAGAAGGACATGTGGGAGATCATTGGGGAGATGACCACCAGTCGCAgctggctcagctgtgtgtctcTCCAGCTGAGGAAGGACCTCCACATAAGCAGCTTTCCCGGGACGCCAAATGACAACTGA
- the uqcrc2a gene encoding ubiquinol-cytochrome c reductase core protein 2a, whose translation MRGIRALNNLPKRCYAAARRSEALTEPLTGRAPSSAALLPSQNVQVSKLPNGLVVASLENNSPLSSVGVFVKAGCRYETVENQGVSHVLRLAANLTTKGASAFKICRGVEALGGSLSVTSSRETTVYTADCLRDHLDLLFEFLVNVTAAQDFRPWEVDDLTSRVKIDKALAQQCPQIGVIEKLHEAAYKNALSNSLYCPDYMVGRVSSTQLQSFVEDHFTAGRMALVGLGVQHSVLRQMGEGLLSVHSGAGAPAAKAVYRGGELRVQNNDDLVHALITSEGGVTGSAEANAFSVLQRILGAGPHVKRGSNITSKLSQGIAKATTQPFDATAFNASYSDSGLFGVYTIAQADSAGEVIKAAIAQVRGVAEGNVSEADISRAKNQVKSEYLMSLESSEGLMEEIGAQALTTAAYQLPDAVLQAIDAVTQDDVVKAAKQFVDGKKTMAASGHLVNTPFVDEV comes from the exons ATGAGAGGAATCCGGGCTCTGAACAATCTCCCC AAACGCTGCTATGCCGCTGCCAGGAGAAGTGAGGCTCTGACTGAACCCCTCACAGGCCGCGCACCGTCCTCAGCTGCACTTCTCCCTTCCCAAAATGTCCAG GTGTCCAAGCTTCCAAACGGTCTGGTGGTAGCATCTCTGGAGAACAATTCCCCCCTGTCCAGTGTTGGTGTGTTTGTAAAAGCTGGGTGTCGTTATGAGACGGTGGAAAACCAGGGCGTCTCTCATGTGCTTCGACTGGCAGCAAACCTG ACTACTAAGGGTGCGTCTGCCTTCAAGATCTGTCGCGGTGTGGAAGCACTCGGGGGCAGCCTGAG TGTGACATCATCAAGAGAGACCACCGTCTACACCGCAGACTGCTTGAGAGATCACCT aGATTTATTATTTGAGTTTTTGGTCAACGTGACTGCAGCTCAGGACTTCCGGCCATGGGAGGTGGATGATCTGACGTCCAGGGTGAAGATCGACAAGGCTCTGGCTCAGCAGTGTCCTCAGATAG GTGTAATTGAGAAGTTGCATGAGGCAGCGTACAAAAACGCCCTGTCCAACTCTCTGTACTGCCCTGACTACATGGTTGGTCGGGTCTCCTCTACACAG CTGCAGTCATTTGTTGAGGACCATTTCACCGCTGGCAGAATGGCTCTTGTAGGACTGG GTGTTCAGCACTCCGTGCTGAGGCAAATGGGCGAGGGGCTGTTGAGTGTCCACAGCGGGGCTGGAGCACCTGCGGCTAAGGCTGTGTACCGTGGAG gtgagcTGCGGGTGCAAAACAATGATGACCTGGTCCACGCACTGATTACCAGTGAGGGTGGTGTGACAGGTAGCGCAGAGGCTAATGCCTTCAGTGTGCTGCAAAGGATCCTGGGAGCTGGGCCGCATGTAAAGAGGGGCTCCAACATTACCAGCAAACTGAGCCAGGGTATTGCCAAAGCTACCACACAGCCTTTTGAt GCCACAGCCTTCAATGCCTCATACTCTGACTCCGGCCTGTTTGGCGTCTATACCATTGCACAAGCTGACTCTGCAGGAGAG GTAATCAAAGCTGCCATTGCTCAAGTGAGAGGTGTGGCTGAGGGAAACGTATCAGAGGCGGACATCAGCAGAGCAAA GAACCAGGTAAAATCAGAGTACCTGATGTCATTGGAGAGCTCTGAGGGACTGATGGAGGAGATCGGTGCTCAGGCTCTGACCACTGCGGCGTACCAGCTTCCTGACGCTGTTCTCCAGGCTATAGATGCTGTCACCCAGGACGATGTGGTCAAG GCTGCGAAACAATTTGTGGATGGCAAGAAGACCATGGCAGCTAGTGGACACCTGGTGAATACACCGTTTGTGGATGAAGTATGA
- the si:ch211-256e16.3 gene encoding kelch-like protein 20 isoform X4 — translation MFSTDLIESKQERVAINGVEPQMIGMLVSYAYTSEVYISKANVQALLAAANLLDVMAVREACCRFMEHQMDEMNCVGIHCFAEAHSCKVLEKRSMDYIHEHFSSVSQQEEFLSLCVDKLTEIIASDFLNVPKEEMVFEAAISWLNKCTSRKQSFEKVLEHIRLPLISPYYLHDVIESLDVVKENQGCQKLISEAKDYLLLKDRRGELYCSRSRPRRSTETAEVIVTVGGEDDKVVLRSVESFDPVTNQWKNLACLPFAVSKHGLVLSDSTLYLAGGEFPDGSASREMWRYDPCFDSWMEMAPMNVARSELGLVMLDGFVYAVGGWEGRSRLDSVECYNPHTNSWQFTESVKMAVTSPAVVALDGLLYVTGGAILEDGDGTDLAQVYNPKTSVWTEVAPMQIARSGSAACTLKGKIYVIGGWHASTENTDKVECYNPKTNLWTMCAPMKERRYRPGAAVVDGKIYVLGGEEGWDRYHDTIERYCDEKDMWEIIGEMTTSRSWLSCVSLQLRKDLHISSFPGTPNDN, via the exons ATGTTTTCCACTGACCTGATAGAGTCCAAACAGGAGCGTGTTGCCATCAATGGAGTTGAGCCTCAGATGATTGGCATGTTGGTGAGCTACGCTTACACCTCAGAGGTCTACATTTCTAAAGCAAATGTGCAG GCCCTGCTGGCAGCTGCCAATCTGCTGGATGTGATGGCTGTTCGAGAGGCCTGTTGTCGTTTCATGGAGCATCAGATGGATGAGATGAACTGTGTGGGGATTCACTGCTTTGCTGAGGCCCATTCTTGTAAGGTGCTGGAGAAACGCAGCATGGACTACATTCACGAGCACTTCAGCAGTGTTTCTCAGCAG GAggagtttctgtctctgtgtgtggacAAACTGACAGAAATCATTGCCAGTGATTTTCTCAATGTGCCTAAAGAGGAGATGGTGTTTGAGGCCGCCATATCGTGGTTGAATAAATGTACGTCTCGCAAACAGAGCTTTGAAAAG GTCCTTGAACATATCCGGCTGCCTCTCATCAGCCCCTACTACCTCCACGATGTGATCGAGTCTCTGGATGTGGTGAAGGAGAACCAGGGTTGCCAGAAGCTCATCTCTGAGGCCAAGGACTACCTGCTGCTAAAGGACCGCCGTGGAGAGCTCTACTGCTCCAGATCCAGGCCACGCAGGTCCACCG AGACAGCTGAAGTGATAGTGACAGTCGGCGGGGAGGATGACAAGGTGGTTCTGCGCAGCGTCGAGAGCTTCGATCCTGTGACGAATCAGTGGAAGAATCTGGCCTGCCTGCCCTTCGCTGTGAGCAAACACGGGCTGGTCCTGTCAG ACTCCACTCTGTATTTGGCAGGAGGGGAGTTTCCTGATGGCTCAGCCAGCAGAGAGATGTGGCGCTACGACCCCTGCTTCGACTCCTGGATGGAGATGGCTCCCATGAATGTAGCTCGCTCTGAGTTAG GCCTGGTGATGCTGGACGGCTTTGTGTATGCAGTGGGAGGATGGGAGGGACGCTCTCGCCTGGACTCGGTGGAGTGCTACAACCCTCACACCAACTCCTGGCAATTCACAGAATCTGTGAAGATGGCTGTCACAAGTCCTGCTGTGGTGGCCCTGGATGGACTCCTCTATGTTACTG GTGGTGCAATTCTAGAGGATGGTGACGGCACAGACCTTGCTCAGGTGTACAACCCTAAAACCTCTGTATGGACAGAGGTTGCCCCCATGCAGATCGCTCGGTCTGGTTCAGCTGCTTGCACACTCAAAGGAAAGATTTATGTTATAG GTGGGTGGCATGCCTCGACAGAGAACACCGATAAGGTGGAGTGTTACAATCCCAAAACCAATCTGTGGACCATGTGCGCCCCCATGAAAGAACGTCGCTACCGGCCTGGTGCTGCTGTGGTGGATGGAAAGATCTACGTCCTGGGAGGAGAAGAAGGCTGGGACAG ATATCACGACACTATCGAGAGGTACTGTGACGAGAAGGACATGTGGGAGATCATTGGGGAGATGACCACCAGTCGCAgctggctcagctgtgtgtctcTCCAGCTGAGGAAGGACCTCCACATAAGCAGCTTTCCCGGGACGCCAAATGACAACTGA
- the anks4b gene encoding ankyrin repeat and SAM domain-containing protein 4B, producing the protein MSRYHKAAIDGYLDLLKEATRKDLNTADEDGMTPTLLAAFHGHVDALQLICSREGDPNRSDIWGNTPLHHAAANGHMHILSFLVNFGANLFALDNEYHTAMDVAASRDRMDCVRFLDAAASQQTNQNPKKVANLKKEAVKEAEKRVKLCEKVKKKHQSKMDKMHRGNTGSVSEASMGSALSDGGTMSSVNEQFSKLIAADKSGSLTARVKGTLQKKLGKKDKGTVQRSGGDGNVIFLKQESGASEQPGFLDVFNEQDESMLDGEGMAGSEGYYDDDDPDQVKQSIFNRPGLGGLIFMKKMGVESEDIPSGNNESLGYLVQNELFEAEEDVAGFEGNGDADLPWDQEDLGLDDDEDEETSPLDAFLSAISLPEFALAFSREHLDLEALMLCSDEDLKGIRIQLGPRKKILEAVAHRKKALETPGIMKDSCL; encoded by the exons ATGTCTAGGTACCACAAAGCAGCGATTGATGGATACTTGGACCTCTTGAAGGAGGCCACAAGGAAGGACCTGAACACCGCAGATGAGGACGGCATGACTCCCACTTTACTGGCTGCTTTCCACGGACATGTCGATGCTCTTCAGCTCATATGCAGCAGAGA AGGAGACCCCAACAGGAGTGACATCTGGGGAAACACACCGTTGCACCACGCAGCGGCTAATGGCCACATGCACATCCTCAGCTTTCTGGTCAACTTCGGTGCTAACCTTTTTGCACTGGACAATGAATACCACACAGCTATGGACGTTGCTGCTTCTCGTGACCGCATGGACTGTGTGCGCTTCCTAGACGCTGCCGCCTCACAGCAGACCAACCAAAATCCCAAGAAGGTCGCCAATCTAAAGAAGGAggctgtcaaagaggctgagaAGCGTGTGAAACTCTGTGAGAAGGTGAAaaagaaacaccagagcaagaTGGATAAAATGCACCGTGGCAATACTGGGTCTGTCTCAGAAGCCAGCATGGGCTCAGCACTCTCAGACGGTGGTACCATGTCCAGCGTCAATGAGCAGTTCTCCAAGCTTATTGCTGCTGATAAATCTGGCTCCCTTACAGCCAGGGTTAAAGGCACACTCCAGAAGAAGCTCGGGAAGAAAGATAAAGGCACAGTGCAGCGATCAGGAGGGGATGGGAATGTTATTTTCCTCAAACAGGAAAGTGGAGCGTCTGAGCAGCCAGGGTTTCTGGATGTCTTCAATGAGCAGGATGAGAGCATGTTGGACGGAGAAGGAATGGCAGGCTCCGAAGGTTATTATGACGATGACGATCCAGACCAAGTCAAACAGTCCATCTTCAACCGGCCCGGCCTTGGAGGTCTGATTTTTATGAAGAAGATGGGGGTGGAGTCAGAGGACATCCCCAGCGGGAACAATGAAAGTCTTGGCTACCTCGTTCAGAACGAGTTGTTCGAGGCAGAGGAAGACGTCGCTGGTTTCGAGGGGAATGGTGATGCTGATCTGCCCTGGGATCAGGAAGATCTGGGActggatgatgatgaagatgaggaaACCTCTCCTTTGGATGCATTCTTGTCTGCCATCTCCTTGCCAGAGTTTGCCCTTGCATTCAGCAGAGAGCACCTAGACCTGGAGGCACTGATGCTTTGCTCTGATGAAGACCTGAAAGGCATTCGCATCCAGCTGGGACCCAGGAAGAAGATCCTGGAAGCTGTTGCTCACAGAAAGAAAGCACTGGAGACTCCTGGCATCATGAAGGACAGCTGCTTGTGA
- the si:ch211-256e16.3 gene encoding kelch-like protein 20 isoform X1 produces the protein MAEIFAVNAGLPSPSTINVTYPIQEDASAAAAAAAAAPPSSLSSEDYLFVEPRHPNTVLQGLNSLRLNNAFCDVTLCCGGQEFPCHRIVLASFSSYFQAMFSTDLIESKQERVAINGVEPQMIGMLVSYAYTSEVYISKANVQALLAAANLLDVMAVREACCRFMEHQMDEMNCVGIHCFAEAHSCKVLEKRSMDYIHEHFSSVSQQEEFLSLCVDKLTEIIASDFLNVPKEEMVFEAAISWLNKCTSRKQSFEKVLEHIRLPLISPYYLHDVIESLDVVKENQGCQKLISEAKDYLLLKDRRGELYCSRSRPRRSTETAEVIVTVGGEDDKVVLRSVESFDPVTNQWKNLACLPFAVSKHGLVLSDSTLYLAGGEFPDGSASREMWRYDPCFDSWMEMAPMNVARSELGLVMLDGFVYAVGGWEGRSRLDSVECYNPHTNSWQFTESVKMAVTSPAVVALDGLLYVTGGAILEDGDGTDLAQVYNPKTSVWTEVAPMQIARSGSAACTLKGKIYVIGGWHASTENTDKVECYNPKTNLWTMCAPMKERRYRPGAAVVDGKIYVLGGEEGWDRYHDTIERYCDEKDMWEIIGEMTTSRSWLSCVSLQLRKDLHISSFPGTPNDN, from the exons ATGGCTGAAATATTTGCTGTCAACGCCGGTTTGCCCTCGCCGTCCACTATAAACGTCACCTATCCGATCCAGGAGGACGCCAgcgccgccgctgctgctgccgccgccgccCCTCCATCCTCTCTAAGCAGTGAGGATTACCTATTTGTGGAGCCCAGGCACCCCAACACTGTCCTGCAGGGCCTCAACAGCCTGCGGCTCAACAACGCCTTCTGTGATGTGACCCTGTGCTGTGGAGGACAGGAGTTCCCCTGCCATCGCATTGTGCTGGCCTCCTTTAGCTCTTACTTCCAG GCAATGTTTTCCACTGACCTGATAGAGTCCAAACAGGAGCGTGTTGCCATCAATGGAGTTGAGCCTCAGATGATTGGCATGTTGGTGAGCTACGCTTACACCTCAGAGGTCTACATTTCTAAAGCAAATGTGCAG GCCCTGCTGGCAGCTGCCAATCTGCTGGATGTGATGGCTGTTCGAGAGGCCTGTTGTCGTTTCATGGAGCATCAGATGGATGAGATGAACTGTGTGGGGATTCACTGCTTTGCTGAGGCCCATTCTTGTAAGGTGCTGGAGAAACGCAGCATGGACTACATTCACGAGCACTTCAGCAGTGTTTCTCAGCAG GAggagtttctgtctctgtgtgtggacAAACTGACAGAAATCATTGCCAGTGATTTTCTCAATGTGCCTAAAGAGGAGATGGTGTTTGAGGCCGCCATATCGTGGTTGAATAAATGTACGTCTCGCAAACAGAGCTTTGAAAAG GTCCTTGAACATATCCGGCTGCCTCTCATCAGCCCCTACTACCTCCACGATGTGATCGAGTCTCTGGATGTGGTGAAGGAGAACCAGGGTTGCCAGAAGCTCATCTCTGAGGCCAAGGACTACCTGCTGCTAAAGGACCGCCGTGGAGAGCTCTACTGCTCCAGATCCAGGCCACGCAGGTCCACCG AGACAGCTGAAGTGATAGTGACAGTCGGCGGGGAGGATGACAAGGTGGTTCTGCGCAGCGTCGAGAGCTTCGATCCTGTGACGAATCAGTGGAAGAATCTGGCCTGCCTGCCCTTCGCTGTGAGCAAACACGGGCTGGTCCTGTCAG ACTCCACTCTGTATTTGGCAGGAGGGGAGTTTCCTGATGGCTCAGCCAGCAGAGAGATGTGGCGCTACGACCCCTGCTTCGACTCCTGGATGGAGATGGCTCCCATGAATGTAGCTCGCTCTGAGTTAG GCCTGGTGATGCTGGACGGCTTTGTGTATGCAGTGGGAGGATGGGAGGGACGCTCTCGCCTGGACTCGGTGGAGTGCTACAACCCTCACACCAACTCCTGGCAATTCACAGAATCTGTGAAGATGGCTGTCACAAGTCCTGCTGTGGTGGCCCTGGATGGACTCCTCTATGTTACTG GTGGTGCAATTCTAGAGGATGGTGACGGCACAGACCTTGCTCAGGTGTACAACCCTAAAACCTCTGTATGGACAGAGGTTGCCCCCATGCAGATCGCTCGGTCTGGTTCAGCTGCTTGCACACTCAAAGGAAAGATTTATGTTATAG GTGGGTGGCATGCCTCGACAGAGAACACCGATAAGGTGGAGTGTTACAATCCCAAAACCAATCTGTGGACCATGTGCGCCCCCATGAAAGAACGTCGCTACCGGCCTGGTGCTGCTGTGGTGGATGGAAAGATCTACGTCCTGGGAGGAGAAGAAGGCTGGGACAG ATATCACGACACTATCGAGAGGTACTGTGACGAGAAGGACATGTGGGAGATCATTGGGGAGATGACCACCAGTCGCAgctggctcagctgtgtgtctcTCCAGCTGAGGAAGGACCTCCACATAAGCAGCTTTCCCGGGACGCCAAATGACAACTGA
- the si:ch211-256e16.3 gene encoding kelch-like protein 20 isoform X2, with protein MAEIFAVNAGLPSPSTINVTYPIQEDASAAAAAAAAAPPSSLSSEDYLFVEPRHPNTVLQGLNSLRLNNAFCDVTLCCGGQEFPCHRIVLASFSSYFQAMFSTDLIESKQERVAINGVEPQMIGMLVSYAYTSEVYISKANVQALLAAANLLDVMAVREACCRFMEHQMDEMNCVGIHCFAEAHSCKVLEKRSMDYIHEHFSSVSQQEEFLSLCVDKLTEIIASDFLNVPKEEMVFEAAISWLNKCTSRKQSFEKVLEHIRLPLISPYYLHDVIESLDVVKENQGCQKLISEAKDYLLLKDRRGELYCSRSRPRRSTAEVIVTVGGEDDKVVLRSVESFDPVTNQWKNLACLPFAVSKHGLVLSDSTLYLAGGEFPDGSASREMWRYDPCFDSWMEMAPMNVARSELGLVMLDGFVYAVGGWEGRSRLDSVECYNPHTNSWQFTESVKMAVTSPAVVALDGLLYVTGGAILEDGDGTDLAQVYNPKTSVWTEVAPMQIARSGSAACTLKGKIYVIGGWHASTENTDKVECYNPKTNLWTMCAPMKERRYRPGAAVVDGKIYVLGGEEGWDRYHDTIERYCDEKDMWEIIGEMTTSRSWLSCVSLQLRKDLHISSFPGTPNDN; from the exons ATGGCTGAAATATTTGCTGTCAACGCCGGTTTGCCCTCGCCGTCCACTATAAACGTCACCTATCCGATCCAGGAGGACGCCAgcgccgccgctgctgctgccgccgccgccCCTCCATCCTCTCTAAGCAGTGAGGATTACCTATTTGTGGAGCCCAGGCACCCCAACACTGTCCTGCAGGGCCTCAACAGCCTGCGGCTCAACAACGCCTTCTGTGATGTGACCCTGTGCTGTGGAGGACAGGAGTTCCCCTGCCATCGCATTGTGCTGGCCTCCTTTAGCTCTTACTTCCAG GCAATGTTTTCCACTGACCTGATAGAGTCCAAACAGGAGCGTGTTGCCATCAATGGAGTTGAGCCTCAGATGATTGGCATGTTGGTGAGCTACGCTTACACCTCAGAGGTCTACATTTCTAAAGCAAATGTGCAG GCCCTGCTGGCAGCTGCCAATCTGCTGGATGTGATGGCTGTTCGAGAGGCCTGTTGTCGTTTCATGGAGCATCAGATGGATGAGATGAACTGTGTGGGGATTCACTGCTTTGCTGAGGCCCATTCTTGTAAGGTGCTGGAGAAACGCAGCATGGACTACATTCACGAGCACTTCAGCAGTGTTTCTCAGCAG GAggagtttctgtctctgtgtgtggacAAACTGACAGAAATCATTGCCAGTGATTTTCTCAATGTGCCTAAAGAGGAGATGGTGTTTGAGGCCGCCATATCGTGGTTGAATAAATGTACGTCTCGCAAACAGAGCTTTGAAAAG GTCCTTGAACATATCCGGCTGCCTCTCATCAGCCCCTACTACCTCCACGATGTGATCGAGTCTCTGGATGTGGTGAAGGAGAACCAGGGTTGCCAGAAGCTCATCTCTGAGGCCAAGGACTACCTGCTGCTAAAGGACCGCCGTGGAGAGCTCTACTGCTCCAGATCCAGGCCACGCAGGTCCACCG CTGAAGTGATAGTGACAGTCGGCGGGGAGGATGACAAGGTGGTTCTGCGCAGCGTCGAGAGCTTCGATCCTGTGACGAATCAGTGGAAGAATCTGGCCTGCCTGCCCTTCGCTGTGAGCAAACACGGGCTGGTCCTGTCAG ACTCCACTCTGTATTTGGCAGGAGGGGAGTTTCCTGATGGCTCAGCCAGCAGAGAGATGTGGCGCTACGACCCCTGCTTCGACTCCTGGATGGAGATGGCTCCCATGAATGTAGCTCGCTCTGAGTTAG GCCTGGTGATGCTGGACGGCTTTGTGTATGCAGTGGGAGGATGGGAGGGACGCTCTCGCCTGGACTCGGTGGAGTGCTACAACCCTCACACCAACTCCTGGCAATTCACAGAATCTGTGAAGATGGCTGTCACAAGTCCTGCTGTGGTGGCCCTGGATGGACTCCTCTATGTTACTG GTGGTGCAATTCTAGAGGATGGTGACGGCACAGACCTTGCTCAGGTGTACAACCCTAAAACCTCTGTATGGACAGAGGTTGCCCCCATGCAGATCGCTCGGTCTGGTTCAGCTGCTTGCACACTCAAAGGAAAGATTTATGTTATAG GTGGGTGGCATGCCTCGACAGAGAACACCGATAAGGTGGAGTGTTACAATCCCAAAACCAATCTGTGGACCATGTGCGCCCCCATGAAAGAACGTCGCTACCGGCCTGGTGCTGCTGTGGTGGATGGAAAGATCTACGTCCTGGGAGGAGAAGAAGGCTGGGACAG ATATCACGACACTATCGAGAGGTACTGTGACGAGAAGGACATGTGGGAGATCATTGGGGAGATGACCACCAGTCGCAgctggctcagctgtgtgtctcTCCAGCTGAGGAAGGACCTCCACATAAGCAGCTTTCCCGGGACGCCAAATGACAACTGA